Proteins encoded by one window of Listeria cossartiae subsp. cossartiae:
- the serS gene encoding serine--tRNA ligase translates to MLDVKLLRNNFDEVKQKLQNRGEDLGEFEKFGELDKRRRTLIVETEALKSQRNEVSQEIAKLKREKQDADAKIEEMRVVGDRIKTLDIELREIDEKLDMILMSIPNIPHESTPVGESEDDNVEIRKWGEVREFDFEPKAHWDLGTDLDILDFENAAKVTGSRFVFYKKLGARLERALINFMMDLHSNEHGYEEMLPPYMVNRASMTGTGQLPKFEEDAFLIEAEDYFLIPTAEVPVTNYHREDILKAEDLPRKYTAFSACFRSEAGSAGRDTRGLIRQHQFNKVELVQFVKPEDSYAALEKLTGNAEEVLRRLELPYRVLSMCTADLGFTAAKKYDLEVWIPSYNSYREISSCSNFESFQARRANIRFRREPGSKPEYVHTLNGSGLALGRTVAAILENYQDADGSVRIPKVLQGYMGGVEKIELPK, encoded by the coding sequence ATGTTAGATGTTAAATTGTTACGTAATAATTTTGATGAAGTGAAGCAGAAATTACAAAATCGTGGGGAAGATTTGGGTGAATTCGAGAAATTTGGCGAATTAGATAAACGTCGCCGCACACTGATTGTTGAAACGGAAGCACTGAAAAGTCAGCGTAATGAGGTGTCCCAAGAAATCGCTAAATTAAAACGCGAAAAACAAGACGCAGACGCTAAAATTGAAGAAATGCGTGTCGTTGGTGATCGTATTAAAACGTTAGATATCGAACTACGTGAAATTGATGAAAAATTAGATATGATTTTAATGTCGATTCCAAATATTCCACATGAGTCTACTCCGGTTGGCGAATCGGAAGACGATAACGTGGAAATCCGCAAATGGGGCGAAGTTCGCGAATTTGATTTTGAACCAAAAGCTCACTGGGATTTAGGAACAGACTTAGATATCCTTGATTTTGAAAATGCTGCGAAAGTAACGGGTAGCCGTTTTGTCTTTTATAAAAAATTAGGTGCAAGACTGGAACGGGCGCTAATTAACTTTATGATGGACTTGCATTCGAATGAACATGGCTACGAAGAAATGTTACCGCCGTATATGGTAAACCGTGCGAGCATGACGGGAACTGGTCAATTGCCGAAATTTGAAGAAGATGCTTTCTTAATCGAAGCAGAAGATTATTTCCTTATTCCAACAGCGGAAGTACCAGTGACAAACTACCACCGCGAAGACATTTTAAAAGCAGAAGATTTACCGAGAAAATATACAGCGTTTAGCGCATGTTTCCGTTCTGAAGCGGGATCTGCTGGTCGCGATACGCGTGGTTTAATCCGTCAACATCAATTTAACAAAGTGGAATTAGTTCAATTTGTGAAACCGGAAGATTCTTACGCGGCGCTAGAAAAACTAACTGGCAACGCAGAAGAAGTATTGCGTCGCTTAGAATTACCATACCGCGTTCTAAGCATGTGTACGGCTGATTTAGGCTTCACTGCTGCTAAAAAATACGATTTAGAAGTTTGGATTCCAAGCTACAATTCTTATCGTGAGATTTCTTCTTGCAGTAATTTTGAAAGCTTCCAAGCAAGACGCGCTAACATTCGTTTCCGTCGCGAACCAGGAAGCAAACCTGAATATGTGCACACATTAAATGGCTCTGGCTTGGCTTTAGGTCGTACTGTCGCTGCCATTTTAGAAAACTACCAAGATGCAGATGGTTCTGTACGCATTCCGAAAGTATTGCAAGGTTACATGGGCGGCGTGGAGAAAATAGAATTACCAAAATAA
- a CDS encoding TfoX/Sxy family protein, translated as MANLSELPNIGKVLEQDLIKAGIKTPDELKDVGSKEAFLRIWENDSSVCLSELCALEGAVQGIRWHDLDETKKAELKKFHQSL; from the coding sequence ATGGCGAACCTTAGCGAATTACCAAACATTGGCAAAGTACTCGAGCAGGACTTAATCAAAGCGGGAATAAAAACCCCCGATGAGCTAAAAGATGTGGGAAGCAAAGAAGCCTTTTTACGCATTTGGGAAAATGATTCAAGCGTTTGTCTAAGTGAATTATGTGCACTTGAAGGAGCCGTGCAAGGTATCAGGTGGCATGATTTAGACGAAACAAAGAAAGCAGAACTCAAAAAGTTTCATCAATCCTTATAG